The following coding sequences lie in one Variovorax terrae genomic window:
- the leuC gene encoding 3-isopropylmalate dehydratase large subunit, whose product MGRTLYDKIWDEHVVHTEEDGTAILYIDRHLVHEVTSPQAYEGLRQAGRKVWRISSVVATADHNTPTTGWERGYDGITDPISKEQVTTLDSNIAEFGAAAFFPFLSKRQGIVHVIGPEQGATLPGMTVVCGDSHTSTHGAFGALAHGIGTSEVEHVLATQTLLAKKAKNMLVRVDGALARGVTAKDVVLAIIGKIGTAGGTGYTIEFAGSAIRSLSMEGRMTVCNMAIEAGARAGLVAVDEKTIEYVKGRPLAPTGVEWDLAAAYWKTLQSDADATFDTVVQLDAAQIIPQVTWGTSPEMVLGVDGHVPDPDKEKDASKRGAIERALTYMGLQPGKALEDITIDKVFIGSCTNSRIEDMREAAAMVRKLGQKVSRNVKLAMVVPGSGVVKEQAEREGLHEIFKAAGFEWREPGCSMCLAMNADRLEPGERCASTSNRNFEGRQGAGGRTHLVSPAMAAAAAVHGHFVDIRKFA is encoded by the coding sequence ATGGGACGCACCCTCTACGACAAGATCTGGGACGAACACGTCGTCCACACCGAGGAAGACGGCACCGCCATCCTCTACATCGACCGCCACCTGGTGCACGAAGTCACCAGCCCGCAGGCCTACGAAGGCCTGCGCCAGGCCGGCCGCAAGGTCTGGCGCATCAGCTCGGTGGTCGCCACGGCCGACCACAACACGCCCACCACCGGCTGGGAGCGCGGCTACGACGGCATCACCGACCCGATCAGCAAGGAACAGGTCACCACGCTGGACAGCAACATCGCCGAGTTCGGCGCGGCGGCATTCTTCCCGTTCCTGTCCAAGCGCCAGGGCATCGTGCACGTGATCGGCCCGGAACAGGGCGCCACCCTGCCCGGCATGACCGTGGTCTGCGGCGACTCGCACACCTCCACCCACGGCGCCTTCGGCGCGCTGGCGCACGGCATCGGCACCAGCGAGGTCGAGCATGTGCTGGCCACGCAGACGCTGCTGGCCAAGAAGGCCAAGAACATGCTGGTCAGGGTTGACGGCGCGCTCGCCAGGGGCGTCACCGCCAAGGACGTGGTGCTGGCCATCATCGGCAAGATCGGCACCGCCGGCGGCACCGGCTACACCATCGAGTTCGCGGGCTCGGCGATCCGCTCGCTCTCGATGGAAGGCCGCATGACGGTCTGCAACATGGCCATCGAGGCCGGCGCGCGCGCCGGCCTGGTGGCGGTGGACGAGAAGACCATCGAGTACGTCAAGGGCCGCCCATTGGCGCCCACCGGCGTCGAATGGGACCTGGCCGCCGCCTACTGGAAGACCCTGCAGTCCGATGCCGACGCCACGTTCGACACCGTGGTGCAGCTCGACGCCGCGCAGATCATCCCGCAGGTCACCTGGGGCACCTCGCCCGAGATGGTGCTCGGCGTGGACGGCCACGTGCCCGACCCCGACAAGGAAAAGGACGCCAGCAAGCGCGGCGCGATCGAGCGCGCGCTCACCTACATGGGCCTGCAGCCCGGCAAGGCGCTGGAAGACATCACCATCGACAAGGTGTTCATCGGCTCCTGCACCAACAGCCGCATCGAGGACATGCGCGAGGCCGCGGCCATGGTGCGCAAGCTCGGCCAGAAGGTGTCGAGGAACGTCAAGCTCGCGATGGTCGTGCCCGGCTCGGGCGTGGTCAAGGAACAGGCCGAGCGCGAAGGCCTGCACGAGATCTTCAAGGCCGCCGGCTTCGAGTGGCGCGAGCCCGGCTGCTCGATGTGCCTGGCCATGAACGCCGACCGCCTCGAGCCCGGCGAGCGCTGCGCCTCCACCAGCAACCGCAACTTCGAGGGCCGCCAGGGCGCCGGCGGGCGCACCCACCTCGTGAGTCCGGCCATGGCTGCCGCTGCGGCAGTGCACGGCCACTTTGTAGACATTCGAAAATTCGCCTGA
- the asd gene encoding aspartate-semialdehyde dehydrogenase, producing MSKLVGLVGWRGMVGSVLMDRMQAEGDFGLIEPVFFSTSNAGGKAPAQARNETTLKDAYDVDALRKCDIVITAQGGDYTTEVFPKLRAAGWNGHWIDAASTLRMKDDAVIVLDPVNLPVIQKALKDGGRNWIGGNCTVSCMLMGVGALYKAGLVEWMSTQTYQAASGGGAQHMRELLTQYGTLNAEVRSLLDDPKSAILEIDRKVIAKQRALSAAETANFGVPLGGSLIPWIDKDLGNGMSKEEWKGMAETNKILGFGEGFGKNSPQAVPVDGFCVRVGAMRCHSQALTFKLKKDVPVADIEAMIAADNAWVQVVPNTKEATLKDLTPVAVTGTMTIPVGRIRKLAMGPEYVGAFTIGDQLLWGAAEPLRRMLRILLDA from the coding sequence ATGAGCAAGTTGGTAGGGTTGGTCGGCTGGCGCGGCATGGTCGGCTCGGTGTTGATGGACCGCATGCAGGCGGAAGGCGACTTCGGCCTGATCGAGCCGGTGTTCTTCTCCACCTCCAATGCTGGCGGCAAGGCCCCGGCGCAGGCCAGGAACGAAACCACGCTCAAGGACGCCTACGACGTCGACGCGCTCAGGAAGTGCGACATCGTCATCACGGCCCAGGGCGGCGACTACACCACCGAAGTCTTCCCCAAGCTGCGCGCCGCCGGCTGGAACGGCCACTGGATCGACGCGGCCTCCACGCTGCGCATGAAGGACGACGCCGTCATCGTGCTCGACCCGGTCAACCTGCCCGTGATCCAGAAGGCGCTGAAGGACGGCGGCCGCAACTGGATCGGCGGCAACTGCACCGTGAGCTGCATGCTCATGGGCGTGGGCGCGCTCTACAAGGCCGGCCTGGTCGAGTGGATGAGCACCCAGACCTACCAAGCTGCCAGCGGCGGCGGCGCCCAGCACATGCGCGAGCTGCTCACGCAGTACGGCACGCTGAACGCCGAGGTCCGGTCCCTGCTGGACGACCCCAAGAGCGCCATTCTCGAAATCGACCGCAAGGTGATCGCCAAGCAGCGCGCCCTCTCTGCCGCCGAAACCGCCAACTTCGGCGTGCCGCTGGGCGGCAGCCTGATCCCCTGGATCGACAAGGACCTGGGCAACGGCATGTCCAAGGAAGAATGGAAGGGCATGGCCGAGACCAACAAGATCCTCGGCTTTGGCGAAGGCTTCGGCAAGAACTCGCCGCAGGCGGTGCCGGTGGACGGCTTCTGCGTGCGCGTGGGCGCCATGCGCTGCCACAGCCAGGCCCTCACCTTCAAGCTGAAGAAGGACGTGCCGGTGGCCGACATCGAGGCCATGATCGCGGCCGACAACGCCTGGGTGCAGGTCGTGCCCAACACCAAGGAAGCCACGCTCAAGGACCTGACGCCCGTGGCCGTGACCGGCACCATGACGATCCCGGTGGGCCGCATCCGCAAGCTGGCCATGGGCCCCGAGTACGTCGGCGCCTTCACCATCGGCGACCAGTTGCTCTGGGGTGCCGCCGAACCGCTGCGCCGCATGCTGCGCATCCTGCTCGACGCCTGA
- the sdhA gene encoding succinate dehydrogenase flavoprotein subunit: MSYTNANITTRKFDVVIVGAGGSGMRAALELSRAGLNVASLSKVFPTRSHTVAAQGGVSASLGNMSEDNWHYHFYDTIKGSDWLGDQDAIEFMCREAPKVVYELEHFGMPFDRNPDGTIYQRPFGGHTANYGEKPVQRACAAADRTGHAMLHTLYQQNVKAKTNFFVEWMALDLIRDADGDVVGVTALEMETGDLYVLQAKTVLLATGGAGRIFAASTNAFINTGDGLGMAARAGIALQDMEFWQFHPTGVAGAGVLLTEGCRGEGAILLNSNGERFMERYAPTLKDLAPRDFVSRSMDQEIKEGRGCGPNKDYVLLKLDHLGAETIHKRLPSVYEIGVNFANVDITKEPIPVVPTIHYQMGGVPTNIHGQVVSQQGGNNSAVVNGLYAVGECSCVSVHGANRLGTNSLLDLLVFGKAAGRHIVEFNEKNREHKPLPKDAAERTLARLNQLEQSSEGTYSQSLAADIRATMQQHAGVFRTQASMDEGVQKIAAIRERVGSVTLQDKSKVFNTARIEALEVDNLIEVAQATMVSAAARTECRGAHTVYDYEHPADHAEFPLGRNDKEWLKHTLWYSEGNRLDYKPVNLKPLTVDSVPPKVRTF, from the coding sequence ATGAGCTACACCAACGCCAACATCACCACGCGCAAGTTCGACGTCGTCATCGTCGGGGCCGGCGGTTCCGGCATGCGCGCCGCGCTGGAACTCTCCCGCGCTGGCCTCAACGTGGCCTCGCTCTCCAAGGTGTTCCCCACCCGCTCGCACACCGTGGCCGCGCAGGGCGGCGTGAGCGCTTCGCTGGGCAACATGTCCGAGGACAACTGGCACTACCATTTCTACGACACCATCAAGGGCTCCGACTGGCTCGGCGACCAGGATGCGATCGAGTTCATGTGCCGCGAGGCGCCCAAGGTCGTGTACGAGCTGGAGCACTTCGGCATGCCGTTCGATCGCAACCCCGACGGCACGATCTACCAGCGCCCGTTCGGCGGCCACACCGCCAACTACGGCGAGAAGCCGGTGCAGCGCGCCTGCGCCGCGGCCGACCGCACCGGCCACGCCATGCTGCACACGCTGTACCAGCAGAACGTCAAGGCCAAGACCAACTTCTTCGTCGAGTGGATGGCGCTGGACCTGATCCGCGACGCCGACGGCGACGTGGTCGGCGTGACCGCGCTGGAGATGGAAACCGGCGACCTGTACGTGCTGCAGGCCAAGACCGTGCTGCTGGCCACCGGCGGCGCCGGGCGCATCTTCGCGGCCTCCACCAACGCCTTCATCAACACCGGCGACGGCCTGGGCATGGCCGCGCGCGCCGGCATCGCGCTGCAGGACATGGAGTTCTGGCAGTTCCACCCGACCGGCGTGGCCGGCGCCGGCGTGCTGCTGACCGAAGGCTGCCGCGGCGAAGGCGCCATCCTGCTCAACAGCAACGGCGAGCGCTTCATGGAGCGCTATGCGCCCACGCTGAAGGACCTGGCGCCGCGCGACTTCGTCTCGCGCTCGATGGACCAGGAGATCAAGGAAGGCCGCGGCTGCGGCCCGAACAAGGACTACGTGCTGCTCAAGCTCGACCACCTGGGCGCCGAAACCATCCACAAGCGCCTGCCCTCGGTGTACGAGATCGGCGTCAACTTCGCCAACGTCGACATCACCAAGGAGCCGATTCCCGTGGTGCCGACCATCCACTACCAGATGGGCGGCGTGCCGACCAACATCCATGGCCAGGTCGTCTCGCAGCAGGGCGGCAACAACAGCGCCGTGGTCAACGGCCTGTACGCGGTGGGCGAATGCTCCTGCGTGAGCGTGCACGGCGCCAACCGCCTGGGCACCAACTCGCTGCTCGACCTGCTGGTGTTCGGCAAGGCCGCCGGCCGCCACATCGTGGAGTTCAACGAGAAGAACCGCGAGCACAAGCCCCTGCCCAAGGACGCCGCCGAGCGCACGCTGGCCCGCCTGAACCAGCTCGAGCAGTCCAGCGAAGGCACCTATTCGCAGTCCCTGGCGGCCGACATCCGCGCCACCATGCAGCAGCATGCCGGCGTGTTCCGCACCCAGGCCAGCATGGACGAGGGCGTGCAGAAGATCGCCGCCATCCGCGAGCGCGTGGGCAGCGTCACGCTGCAGGACAAGTCCAAGGTGTTCAACACGGCCCGCATCGAGGCGCTGGAAGTGGACAACCTGATCGAGGTGGCCCAGGCCACCATGGTGTCGGCGGCCGCCCGCACCGAATGCCGCGGCGCCCACACGGTGTACGACTACGAGCACCCGGCCGACCACGCCGAGTTCCCGCTGGGCCGCAACGACAAGGAATGGCTCAAGCACACGCTGTGGTACAGCGAGGGCAACCGCCTGGACTACAAGCCGGTCAACCTCAAGCCCCTGACGGTGGACAGCGTCCCCCCGAAGGTCCGTACGTTCTGA
- a CDS encoding succinate dehydrogenase assembly factor 2: MAEERLGERELSKLKWRCRRGLLENDLFIEKFFARHESALTVRQAQGLNALMDLADNDLLDLLLRRQEPQGDMNTHDVREVLGMLRA, from the coding sequence ATGGCTGAAGAACGCCTGGGTGAACGGGAACTGAGCAAGCTCAAGTGGCGCTGCCGCCGCGGCCTGCTGGAAAACGACCTGTTCATCGAGAAGTTCTTCGCACGCCATGAGTCCGCCCTGACGGTCAGGCAGGCACAAGGCTTGAATGCTTTAATGGATTTGGCAGACAACGACCTGCTGGACCTGCTGCTTCGGCGCCAGGAACCGCAGGGCGACATGAATACACACGACGTACGTGAAGTGCTGGGGATGTTGCGGGCCTGA
- a CDS encoding LysR substrate-binding domain-containing protein → MKSSERNFARRIDLTSLQLFVAVCELGSIGRAAEREFIAASAVSKRLSDLEAALDTPLLYRHTRGVDLTPAGESLLHHARSVLFSLEKMQGELSEYADGVRGHVRVHASISAIVQFLPEDLGAFIREHAQVKIDLEEHLSTEVVRAVQEGAADLGICNTAVGIGELQALPYREDRLVLIVPRGHALAAEAAVPFAASLEFDQVGLHANSSIYLAMRAAAAEAGRTIRLRIHVTGLDAMCRMIHNGLGVGVMPQRAFELMHGVGDLESVALTDAWALRQLQLVARDFSTLPVTARLLVDHLAANSSSPPT, encoded by the coding sequence ATGAAAAGCTCCGAACGCAACTTCGCCCGCCGGATCGACCTCACCTCGCTGCAACTGTTCGTGGCGGTGTGCGAGCTCGGCAGCATCGGCCGTGCGGCCGAGCGCGAGTTCATCGCGGCCTCGGCCGTGAGCAAGCGCCTGAGTGATCTCGAAGCCGCGCTCGACACCCCGCTGCTGTACCGCCACACCCGCGGCGTGGACCTCACGCCGGCCGGCGAGAGCCTGCTGCACCATGCGCGCTCGGTGCTGTTCAGCCTGGAGAAGATGCAGGGCGAGCTCAGCGAATACGCCGACGGCGTGCGCGGCCATGTGCGCGTGCACGCCAGCATCTCGGCCATCGTGCAGTTCCTGCCCGAGGACCTGGGCGCCTTCATCCGCGAGCACGCCCAGGTCAAGATCGACCTGGAGGAGCACCTTTCCACCGAGGTGGTTCGCGCCGTGCAGGAGGGCGCGGCCGACCTCGGCATCTGCAACACGGCAGTCGGCATCGGCGAGCTGCAGGCCCTGCCCTACCGCGAAGACCGGCTGGTGCTGATCGTGCCGCGCGGCCACGCGCTGGCCGCCGAAGCCGCCGTCCCTTTTGCCGCCAGCCTGGAGTTCGACCAGGTCGGCCTGCACGCCAACAGCTCGATCTACCTGGCCATGCGCGCCGCTGCCGCCGAAGCAGGCCGCACCATCCGGCTGCGCATCCACGTCACCGGCCTGGACGCCATGTGCCGCATGATCCACAACGGCCTGGGCGTCGGCGTCATGCCGCAGCGCGCCTTCGAGCTCATGCATGGCGTGGGCGACCTCGAATCCGTGGCGCTCACCGACGCCTGGGCGCTGCGCCAGCTCCAGCTGGTGGCGCGCGACTTCTCCACCCTGCCCGTGACCGCCCGCCTGCTGGTCGATCACCTCGCAGCCAACAGTTCCTCCCCACCCACCTAA
- the leuD gene encoding 3-isopropylmalate dehydratase small subunit, whose product MQKFTVHKGLVAPMDRENVDTDAIIPKQFLKSIRKTGFGQNLFDEWRYLDHGEPGQDPASRKPNPDFVLNQPRYQGASVLLARKNFGCGSSREHAPWALDQYGFRALIAPSYADIFFNNCFKNGLLPIVLPEATVSQLFDEAAAFPGYALTIDLERQVVVKPQGEEIPFEVQAFRKYCLLNGFDDIGLTLRQSDKIRAFEAERLVQKPWLAHTLAG is encoded by the coding sequence ATGCAGAAATTCACCGTGCACAAGGGCCTCGTCGCCCCCATGGACCGCGAGAACGTCGACACCGACGCCATCATCCCCAAGCAGTTCCTCAAGTCGATCCGCAAGACCGGCTTCGGCCAGAACCTGTTCGACGAATGGCGCTACCTGGACCACGGCGAGCCCGGCCAGGACCCGGCCAGCCGCAAGCCCAACCCCGACTTCGTGCTGAACCAGCCGCGCTACCAGGGCGCCTCGGTGCTGCTGGCGCGCAAGAACTTCGGCTGCGGCTCCAGCCGCGAACACGCGCCCTGGGCGCTGGACCAGTACGGCTTTCGCGCCCTGATCGCGCCCAGCTACGCCGACATCTTCTTCAACAACTGCTTCAAGAACGGCCTGCTGCCCATCGTGCTGCCCGAGGCCACGGTGTCGCAGCTGTTCGACGAGGCAGCCGCGTTTCCCGGCTATGCGCTCACCATCGACCTCGAACGCCAGGTGGTGGTCAAGCCCCAGGGCGAGGAGATTCCGTTCGAGGTGCAGGCCTTCCGCAAGTACTGCCTGCTCAACGGCTTCGACGACATCGGCCTGACGCTGCGCCAGAGCGACAAGATCCGGGCCTTCGAGGCCGAGCGCCTGGTGCAGAAGCCCTGGCTGGCCCACACGCTGGCCGGCTGA
- the leuB gene encoding 3-isopropylmalate dehydrogenase yields the protein MKIAVLPGDGIGTEIVAEAVKVLKALGLSFEMESALVGGAAYEAHGHPLPEFTLKLAQAADAVLFGAVGDWKYDKLDRPLRPEQAILGLRKHLGLFANFRPAICYEQLVGASSLKPELVAGLDILIIRELTGDIYFGQPRGRRTAVDGHFPGAEEAFDTMRYSRPEIERIARVAFEAARKRSKKVTSVDKANVLETFQFWKDVVTEVGKEYPDVALDHMYVDNAAMQLVKAPKKFDVVVTGNMFGDILSDEASMLTGSIGMLPSASLNDKKQGLYEPSHGSAPDIAGKGVANPLATILSAAMMLRFSLNQEEAAARIETAVQKVLAQGLRTPDIYSEGTTQVGTAQMGDAVVKALG from the coding sequence ATGAAAATCGCAGTTCTTCCCGGTGACGGCATCGGCACCGAAATCGTGGCCGAGGCCGTCAAGGTCCTCAAGGCGCTGGGCCTCTCCTTCGAGATGGAAAGCGCATTGGTCGGCGGCGCCGCCTACGAGGCCCACGGCCATCCGCTGCCCGAGTTCACCCTCAAGCTGGCCCAGGCCGCCGACGCCGTGCTGTTCGGCGCCGTCGGCGACTGGAAATACGACAAGCTCGACCGCCCGCTGCGCCCCGAGCAGGCCATCCTGGGCCTGCGCAAGCACCTGGGCCTGTTCGCCAACTTCCGCCCCGCGATCTGCTACGAGCAGCTGGTGGGCGCCTCCAGCCTCAAGCCCGAACTCGTGGCCGGGCTGGACATCCTGATCATCCGCGAGCTGACCGGCGACATCTACTTCGGCCAGCCGCGCGGCCGCCGCACGGCGGTGGACGGCCACTTCCCCGGCGCCGAGGAAGCCTTCGACACCATGCGCTACTCGCGCCCCGAGATCGAGCGCATCGCGCGCGTCGCCTTCGAGGCGGCCCGCAAGCGCAGCAAGAAGGTCACCAGCGTGGACAAGGCCAACGTGCTCGAAACCTTCCAGTTCTGGAAGGACGTGGTCACCGAGGTCGGCAAGGAGTACCCCGACGTCGCGCTCGACCACATGTACGTGGACAACGCCGCCATGCAGCTCGTGAAGGCGCCCAAGAAGTTCGACGTGGTGGTCACCGGCAACATGTTCGGCGACATCCTCTCGGACGAGGCCTCCATGCTCACCGGCTCCATCGGCATGCTGCCCTCGGCCAGCCTGAACGACAAGAAGCAGGGCCTGTACGAGCCCAGCCATGGCAGCGCGCCCGACATCGCCGGCAAGGGCGTGGCCAACCCGCTGGCCACCATCCTCAGCGCCGCGATGATGCTGCGCTTCAGCCTGAACCAGGAAGAAGCCGCCGCCCGCATCGAGACCGCCGTGCAGAAGGTGCTGGCCCAAGGCCTGCGCACCCCCGACATTTACAGCGAAGGCACCACCCAGGTGGGCACAGCGCAGATGGGGGATGCGGTGGTGAAGGCGCTGGGGTGA
- a CDS encoding citrate synthase gives MKLADNKATLSFSNGSPSVELPVYQGSIGPDVIDIRKLYAQTGMFTYDPGFLSTASCQSAITYIDGDKGELLYRGYPIEQLAVNCDFLETCHLLLYGELPNATQKADFTKLVTNHTMVNEQMQFFLRGFRRDAHPMAVMTGLVGGLSAFYHDSTDINNPEHREIAAIRLIAKMPTLVAMAYKYSIGQPFMYPKNSLSYAGNFTHMMFGTPCEEYKVSPVIEKALDRIFILHADHEQNASTSTVRLCGSSGTNPFAAIAAGVACLWGPAHGGANEAALNMLEDIQRNGGIEKIGEFIKQVKDKNSNVKLMGFGHRVYKNYDPRAKLMQQTCNEVLDELGLGNDPLFKLAKTLEKIALEDDYFVQRKLYPNVDFYSGIVQRAIGIPVSLFTAIFALARTVGWIAQLNEMIGDPEYKIGRPRQLFTGSVKRDVKPLAER, from the coding sequence ATGAAACTTGCTGACAACAAAGCCACCCTGTCGTTCAGTAACGGCAGCCCCAGCGTCGAGCTGCCGGTCTACCAGGGCAGCATCGGTCCGGATGTGATCGACATCCGCAAGCTGTACGCCCAGACCGGCATGTTCACCTACGACCCGGGCTTCCTGTCCACGGCGTCCTGCCAGTCGGCCATCACCTACATCGACGGCGACAAGGGCGAGCTGCTGTACCGCGGCTACCCGATCGAGCAGCTCGCGGTGAACTGCGACTTCCTCGAAACCTGCCACCTGCTGCTGTACGGCGAGCTGCCCAACGCGACGCAGAAGGCCGACTTCACCAAGCTCGTGACCAACCACACCATGGTCAACGAGCAGATGCAGTTCTTCCTGCGCGGCTTCCGCCGCGATGCGCACCCGATGGCCGTGATGACGGGCCTGGTGGGCGGCCTGTCGGCCTTCTACCATGACAGCACCGACATCAACAATCCCGAGCACCGCGAGATCGCCGCGATCCGCCTGATCGCCAAGATGCCCACGCTCGTGGCCATGGCCTACAAGTACAGCATCGGCCAGCCCTTCATGTACCCGAAGAACTCGCTGTCCTACGCCGGCAACTTCACGCACATGATGTTCGGCACGCCCTGCGAGGAATACAAGGTCAGCCCGGTGATCGAGAAGGCCCTCGACCGCATCTTCATCCTGCACGCCGACCACGAGCAGAACGCCTCCACCTCCACCGTGCGCCTGTGCGGCTCCTCCGGCACCAACCCGTTCGCCGCCATCGCGGCCGGCGTGGCCTGCCTGTGGGGCCCGGCCCACGGCGGCGCCAACGAGGCGGCGCTCAACATGCTGGAAGACATCCAGCGCAACGGCGGCATCGAGAAGATCGGCGAGTTCATCAAGCAGGTCAAGGACAAGAACTCCAACGTCAAGCTGATGGGCTTCGGCCACCGCGTGTACAAGAACTACGATCCGCGCGCCAAGCTGATGCAGCAGACCTGCAACGAGGTGCTCGACGAGCTGGGCCTGGGCAACGACCCGCTGTTCAAGCTGGCCAAGACGCTTGAGAAGATCGCCCTGGAAGACGACTACTTCGTGCAGCGCAAGCTCTACCCGAACGTGGACTTCTACTCCGGCATCGTGCAGCGCGCCATCGGCATCCCGGTGAGCCTGTTCACCGCGATCTTCGCGCTGGCCCGCACCGTCGGCTGGATCGCCCAGCTCAACGAGATGATCGGCGACCCCGAGTACAAGATCGGCCGCCCGCGCCAGCTCTTCACCGGCTCGGTCAAGCGCGACGTCAAGCCCCTCGCAGAACGCTGA
- a CDS encoding succinate dehydrogenase iron-sulfur subunit, whose product MQKRTFQIYRYDPDKDAKPYMQTIEIELDGHERMLLDALVKLKEQDPSISFRRSCREGVCGSDAMNINGKNGLACLTNMNTLKGTIVLKPLPGLPVIRDLIVDMTQFFNQYNSIKPYLITETPAPERERLQSPEEREELNGLYECILCASCSTSCPSFWWNPDKFVGPAGLLQAYRFIADSRDEGTAERLDNLEDPYRLFRCHTIMNCVDVCPKGLNPTKAIGKIKELMVRRAV is encoded by the coding sequence ATGCAAAAACGCACATTCCAGATCTACCGCTACGATCCGGACAAGGACGCCAAGCCCTACATGCAGACCATCGAGATCGAACTCGACGGCCACGAGCGCATGCTGCTGGACGCGCTGGTCAAGCTCAAGGAACAGGACCCGTCGATCTCGTTCCGCCGCTCCTGCCGCGAAGGCGTGTGCGGCTCCGACGCGATGAACATCAACGGCAAGAACGGCCTGGCGTGCCTCACCAACATGAACACGCTCAAGGGCACCATCGTGCTCAAGCCGCTGCCCGGCCTGCCGGTGATCCGCGACCTGATCGTGGACATGACGCAGTTCTTCAACCAGTACAACTCGATCAAGCCCTACCTGATCACCGAGACCCCGGCGCCGGAGCGCGAGCGCCTGCAGTCGCCCGAGGAGCGCGAGGAGCTCAACGGCCTGTACGAGTGCATCCTGTGCGCGAGCTGCTCCACGAGCTGCCCGAGCTTCTGGTGGAACCCCGACAAGTTCGTCGGCCCGGCCGGCCTGCTGCAGGCCTACCGCTTCATCGCCGACAGCCGCGACGAAGGCACGGCCGAGCGCCTGGACAACCTCGAGGACCCGTACCGCCTGTTCCGCTGCCACACCATCATGAACTGCGTGGACGTGTGCCCCAAGGGATTGAACCCGACCAAGGCCATCGGCAAAATCAAGGAACTGATGGTCCGCCGGGCCGTTTGA